Sequence from the Maribellus comscasis genome:
TGAAGCGCTGAACCCGGAAGTATATAACAAATTTTATCAGCTAACGGGTATTAAACTGCGCGAAGGTTACGGGCAAAGTGAAACCACACTTTCTGTGTTTACTTCGCCCTGGGTGGAACCCAAACCCGGTTCCATGGGATTGCCAAATCCACATTACGATGTCGATTTACTTACTCCGGACGGGCGCTCAGCCGAAGCAGGCGAACAAGGGCAGATTGTGATTCGTTACGATAAAAAATATCCTACAGGGCTGTTTAAAGGATACTACCGGAATCAGCGATTGACCAATGAAGCCATCTCGGACGGGATTTATTACACCGGCGATTTGGCCTGGAAAGATGAAGATGGTTATTTCTGGTTTGTAGGTAGAGCTGACGATGTGATTAAAAGCTCGGGTTACCGAATCGGGCCGTTTGAAGTGGAAAGCGCATTAATGACACACCCTGCAGTGGTGGAATGTGCCATTACCGGAGTGCCCGATGACATTCGCGGGCAGGTGGTAAAAGCTACCGTTGTTTTAGGCCACGACTACAAAGAAAAAGCAGGCGATGTTTTGGTAAAAGAATTGCAAAGCCATGTGAAAAAAGTAACTGCCCCCTACAAATACCCAAGGGTAATTGAATTTGTTGATGAATTGCCTAAAACCATCAGCGGAAAAATTCGGCGGGTGGAAATTCGTGAACGAGACCATCAATAGAAGCTTAATTGTAAAAACGAATCCTTTCAAAGTGTCATTTCAGATAGGAAAAGAAATCCGGTGTTATCGGTTTCTATCCGTTTGGGATGACACTTTTTTATTCCGTTAAATCAGGCTAACGACCTGAATCCGGATCCTCATTGTACTGGATTAGAATTCTATTCCCCGGATAAATGGCTGCAAAGCATTGCCCCATATTTGGTAACCTGCATCAGTGGGATGGCAGAAATCGAACGTGAGTTCTTTGGTTAAAATTCCGTCAGGAGTAAGCATTTCAGAACTGATGTCGAGCAGCGTAATATCATTTTCCTGAGCAAATGTCTGTAAAATTTTGTTGGTTTCGTTTATCAATATCCGGCGCGGATTATCGGACTTTTCTTCCCTTGGCATAATTTCCATCAAAACAATTTTTGCCCGTGGAACTTTCGATCGTACACGCAAACAAATGGCTTTTAGTCCTTCTACGATTTCCTCCGGGGTATTCATCCGTGCATTTTTTGTTTGGCTGGTGTTGTTGGTGCCAATGTGAATAATTACAAGTTTCGGATCCAGTCGGTCGAGTTCGCCGTGATCCAGCCGCCACAATACATTTTGTGTACGATCCCAGCCAAAACCTAAATTCAGCACGCGGTGATTTCCGAACGTTTCCTTCCACGAATTTGGGCCATTGGGTTCACGTGAACGTCCGTCGGCATATTTTAAAGGCGGGAAAGAACCGCCCCAAAAGTGGGTAATGGAGTTTCCAATCAAAACAATATCCGGATTTAGCGAATCTTTTACCTGTAATACATCGGCATGACGAACCCACCAGTCGTAGCTGTCTTTTTCCAGTTTCGAAGTGGGAACGATGGCCGAATTAACCGGTTTTTTAGTATCGCGCGATGGGTCGCCCATTAATTCCGAAAGCAGCGGTTCCATAGCCTTTGCCCAGGCTTCCGCGCCGGCAGGAGTAGGGTGTAACCAGTCGCCCAGCATGTTGTGATTGATTGACCCATCCATATTCAGAAATACATGGTTTACATCGCAATAAAAAATGTGTTTATTGTCGGCCAAACGGGAAACAATATCCGAAGCCCGTTCGAGTATCCGGCGGTGCGACGTTGGATTTGGCCCACCGTAAGCGCCGGGGAAACAACGCAGCAGAATAATTTTTGATTCCGGGCATTTTTCCCTGAATATTTTTACAATCTCTTCCATTCCGCCAGCCAGTTGTCCTGCAGTGTGGCGCGTCGGATAATTCTTTTCGTCGATATTATTGGTGCCGATTTCAAGAATAATCACTTTCGGTGACTGCCCTTCCATCTCTCCGTTTTGAATATTCCAGATGATATTTTCGGTGCGATAGCCTGAAAAACCCAAATTCACTGCGTTGCGTGAGGCAAAATATTTTTTCCACACTGCCTGGTACTGCGGTTTCTCAAAATTGTTGGTAATGGAGTTGCCTACAAACAGCAAGTCGTATTTGTGATTTTTTACCAGCTTTACTTTTTCCTCATGACGTTCAGGAGAATATCCTTCCACCGGAGCTGCCGCCGGATTTACTTCTTCTTTGGGAAAAACCATTTCTCCGTTCCAAAAGGAAACCAGTAATTTTTTTGTTGAACTACTATTTTTTGCGTCGTTTACATTTTTGTTGAAAGCAATTCCGTCGTAACCAATCCACGTTTTGCTATATTCAATCGCGGCGTTGAGTGCTGTTGGATTTAGCGTGACAGAATCAGTAATACACAAAAGTTTTGTATGCGTTGTTAGCGGCGGATTAATGACCGGAAAAACCGTTCCCTGTGTAGTTTCTTCAAAACCGGCCGGATTTATCAGAATTAAATCATCCGGGCGTTCATTTTCGTCCAGTTCGTACACTGTGAGCGCCGCTAGCTTGCTTCCATCTGAAATTCCGACGATGGAAGTATGCCCGGTTTCCAGCTGTAGTTTTTCATCCGACAGAATCAAACGAAAAGCCTTGCAGGCATCTGCCAGTTGGACATTATCTCCTTTTAAAGTGACGACTGAAAACCCCTGCTGTATAAAAACCGAGGTAAGCGAATCGTTTTTTGATTCTGTTCCCGGGAAAAACAAAACAGTGCCCTTTGGCGATGAGCTATGGTTTATCTCTGCATAAGGTGTTGCCGTTTCATTTATTATCCCGCCGGAAAGAACGGTTCCGTTGAGAGAAACGTTTTGTGTTTTTTGTTGACAGGCTACAATGCTAAAAGCCAGAATGGCAATACAGAACAATTGGGTTAATCGTTTCATGATTAATGTGGTAATTTTTTTTGATGGCTAAAAGTAGATAAAATTCCCGCATGAATGAAATCTGATATCCTTATTCATCAGGTGACTTCAGGCCTCCATATAAAGTGTTGGCGGAAAATGCCTGACATGAATTTTTCCTTTTCGGTTTTCATTCCCATAGGAAATGATATTTTTGCAGCTTTAATTTATTTGAATTGAATCTGAATATAAAAAATATCGTTTTGATTTTGCTTGTGGTATCTTTGATCTGCACATCCAGGATAAATGCTCAATCTGATACCATCCCCGGAAATTATTTCTCAACATTCACAGAAAATATAAAACAGATTTCTGATTTGTATTTTTTTTCTCAAAAGGAACTTTATCCCGGAAAGTTTACATTTAAAAATACTACTGATTTTTCCGAAGCATATAAATCGTTACATTTTCCTGTCTTTCCTGGAGCTATTGATAAGTCAGAAGAATATTTCAGCTTTCTGAATTCGCTGGCAGACGAGCGGAAAAAGAATTTGGTTCAACTGTTTTCGTTTTATGAAAAAGATTTTGAAACGGAATTTAAAAAAGAGGGTTTGCCTGTTGAATTAAAATACCTGGCTCCTGCTATTTCAGCTTTAAATGTTCATTCAACCGGGGAAGGCAAAAGAGCCGGCATTTGGCATCTTTCGCATTTTCAGGCCCTGTTGAATGGCGGCGAAGTAACTCGTTTGGTGGATGAACGACTGGATGTTATACGTTCAACAGGAATAGCAGCCCGGGACCTGAAACAAAATCTGGAAATTTACAATAACACAGAGTTGGCTGTTCTCGCTTTTATTTCAGGGAATACAGCGGTAAAAAATGCGATTCATTTTGCAGGTGAAAGCTCGGGCACCGCTTCCGTTTTAAGCCATCTTCCGGGAAAAGTTGCTGAGCAAATTGCAGCGTTTCAGGCAATGGCTGCGTTTTTGAATACCAGTCGGTTTATTCCTGAACCGGGGTTTTATCAAAAAAAGAACGCTCCTGACACCGTTAGGATATACCGCCAGTTGCATTTTAAACAAATTGAAAAAGTAATTGGGATTTCAGCTGAGCAAATCAGTGATTTAAATCCGGAGTACAAATATTCCATTGTCCCGGAGAATTCAAAGGGGCGGAGAGTTGCTCTTCCCAAAGGCAAAAGAGATGATTTTGTGTTATGGAATGATTCGATAAATAACGCCATTGATTCGAGCTATTTCCAATTGATAACACAAAAAATTGAATATCCGCCGGCACCTAACCGACAGTATTTGGGCGAGCCCGTAAAAGACCTGGAAATTGAAGGAAAAACAAAAATAAAATATCGTTTAAAAACCGGTGATGTACTTGGTATTATTGCTGAAACTTATGACGTTCGTATTGCCGATTTAAAATACTGGAATAATATTGTGAATGAAAGGCGAATCCAGGCAGGGCAAGTGATTGATATTTTTATACCTGATGACCAGGCTGATTATTACAGGAATCTGGTAAATCAAACTGCCGAGAAACCGAATGAGAAGGAAGATGTTATTGATAGAATTCAGAGTACCACCGCATTAAAAGTTTACGAACAGTTTGATACAAACCAAAAAATAGAACACGTGGTAAAAAATGGTGAATCTCCGTTTGTTATTGCAAAGCAGTATGAAGGAGTGACACCAGAACTGATATTGGAGTGGAATAACATTGATAATCCGAGAAAAATACAAATTGGTCAGAAACTAATAATACATCCCCGAAAATGAAACCAGTTAAAATATTGCTTTTTACGTTTGGCGTTTTTCTGCTTTTGGCGGGTACCATGTGGATTACTCCCGGAGGGGGAGTAAAATTAGGTGCCTTTACATTTCACATGCCTACTTTTAAAGAAATGCTGGCTGATAATGAGGTAGAATATGCCGATGTTTCTGAAATTCTGGAACAGCAGTTTGATATTGATTCTCTGGTGGATATCGATTTGGATATGGACACTGTTTGCTCTGATTCAGTTGCTGAATTTATTCCAAGTGCCAGTTATGATTCCCTTGTTGCCTC
This genomic interval carries:
- a CDS encoding GDSL-type esterase/lipase family protein, whose amino-acid sequence is MKRLTQLFCIAILAFSIVACQQKTQNVSLNGTVLSGGIINETATPYAEINHSSSPKGTVLFFPGTESKNDSLTSVFIQQGFSVVTLKGDNVQLADACKAFRLILSDEKLQLETGHTSIVGISDGSKLAALTVYELDENERPDDLILINPAGFEETTQGTVFPVINPPLTTHTKLLCITDSVTLNPTALNAAIEYSKTWIGYDGIAFNKNVNDAKNSSSTKKLLVSFWNGEMVFPKEEVNPAAAPVEGYSPERHEEKVKLVKNHKYDLLFVGNSITNNFEKPQYQAVWKKYFASRNAVNLGFSGYRTENIIWNIQNGEMEGQSPKVIILEIGTNNIDEKNYPTRHTAGQLAGGMEEIVKIFREKCPESKIILLRCFPGAYGGPNPTSHRRILERASDIVSRLADNKHIFYCDVNHVFLNMDGSINHNMLGDWLHPTPAGAEAWAKAMEPLLSELMGDPSRDTKKPVNSAIVPTSKLEKDSYDWWVRHADVLQVKDSLNPDIVLIGNSITHFWGGSFPPLKYADGRSREPNGPNSWKETFGNHRVLNLGFGWDRTQNVLWRLDHGELDRLDPKLVIIHIGTNNTSQTKNARMNTPEEIVEGLKAICLRVRSKVPRAKIVLMEIMPREEKSDNPRRILINETNKILQTFAQENDITLLDISSEMLTPDGILTKELTFDFCHPTDAGYQIWGNALQPFIRGIEF
- a CDS encoding LysM peptidoglycan-binding domain-containing protein; translated protein: MNLNIKNIVLILLVVSLICTSRINAQSDTIPGNYFSTFTENIKQISDLYFFSQKELYPGKFTFKNTTDFSEAYKSLHFPVFPGAIDKSEEYFSFLNSLADERKKNLVQLFSFYEKDFETEFKKEGLPVELKYLAPAISALNVHSTGEGKRAGIWHLSHFQALLNGGEVTRLVDERLDVIRSTGIAARDLKQNLEIYNNTELAVLAFISGNTAVKNAIHFAGESSGTASVLSHLPGKVAEQIAAFQAMAAFLNTSRFIPEPGFYQKKNAPDTVRIYRQLHFKQIEKVIGISAEQISDLNPEYKYSIVPENSKGRRVALPKGKRDDFVLWNDSINNAIDSSYFQLITQKIEYPPAPNRQYLGEPVKDLEIEGKTKIKYRLKTGDVLGIIAETYDVRIADLKYWNNIVNERRIQAGQVIDIFIPDDQADYYRNLVNQTAEKPNEKEDVIDRIQSTTALKVYEQFDTNQKIEHVVKNGESPFVIAKQYEGVTPELILEWNNIDNPRKIQIGQKLIIHPRK